TCTCGATGGGTCCCGACAACTCCGGGCGCGCGCTGGCCCGGGCCTTCCGCAACCGGGGCTTTTTGCGCAAGATGTGGCGCACCCGCGCCCCCGCTATGTATGGCTGGCGCACGATCCTCTCGGGCACCCTGCTACCCGCCCGCCCGATCGCCCTGGCCTTCCCCGAACTGCTCCGCCAGTTGGCGCTGAGCGGCTTCGAGGTCGGCGTTCACGGCTACGACCACGTGCGCTGGCAGGACAACATCGACCGGTTGGGAGAAAGCGGTTTGCGCCAAGAGCTGTTTGACGCGTGGGAGGCCTTTCGCGCAATCATGGGCCAGCCGCCGCGGGCCTTTGCCGCCCCCGGCTGGCGCACCAACGAGGTCGCCTTGCGCCTGCTTGACGAACTCAAGCTGCTATACCGTAGCGATACTCGCGGCCGCAGCCCCTATCGCGTAGCTTTGGGCGAAACCGTCCTGACCACTCCGGAGATTCCCACGACCTTGCCCACCTTGGACGAAGTAATGGGACGTGCGGGCTTGCGCTCGCCTGCCGCCTTGACCCGCTTTTACCAAGATCGGCTTATTCCCGATGGTCTCAACGTCCACACCGTTCATGCCGAGACCGAAGGCATGGGGCAGTTGGAAAGCTTCACCCACCTGGTCCGGGAACTCAAGGCCAACGGCGCGCAGTTCGTGCGGCTGGACGAAATCGCCCAGCGTCTGGTAGCGGCGGAGCTACCCGTCTGCGCGGTCGTGCGGCGGGAAATTTCCGGGCGGGCAGGTTGGATTGCGGCCCAGAACGAACCCTTGAACACCTCAGCTTGACTCATCGTCAAGCCTCGGTTATCCAAAATGAAGCTGTATTCAAGCCGCCAATGGCGACCGCATGACACGCACTGACGCCTGCCGCACGCACGCGCCGCGACGCTCGCTCGCCTGAATCCGTGTCTGCTCACGTGACGCCGTAATCTAGCTGTAGGAAGCAAAGTGCTGCCACTGAAAAATTTTCTCTATTCACCTGGCCCCACCCAAATACCCCCCGAAGTGCTGCTGGAGATGGCGCACCCCATCCTCCACCATCGCACCCCCCAGTTCAGCGCGATCCTCGATCAGGCGCGCGAACGGATGAAGCCGCTGATGGGAACCCGCCAAGAGGTAATCCTGCTGGCGGCGTCAGGCACCGGCGGGATGGAAGCGGCGGTGGTTAACGTGCTGGCACCCGGCGAAGCCGCGTTGTTCGTCAACGGGGGCAAATTTGGCGAGCGCTGGGGCAAGCTGCTGAGTGCCTTCGGGATGAAAGGGCACGAACTCAAGGTCGAATGGGGCCGTGCAGTCGAGCCAGAGCAGATCGAGCGCGCCCTGGGCGAACATCCCGAAATTCGTGCGGTCCTCATCCAGGCCAGCGAAACTTCCACCTGTGCTCTACATCCGGTGGCCGAAATCGCCGCGATCACCCGCAAACGCGACGTGATGCTGTTGGTAGACGGGATTACCTCGGTGGGGGTCTTCGCCCAGGAGATGGACGCCTGGGGCGTCGACGTGATGGTAACCGGGAGTC
This is a stretch of genomic DNA from Candidatus Binataceae bacterium. It encodes these proteins:
- a CDS encoding polysaccharide deacetylase family protein, translating into MEIALKVDVDTHDGLRVGVPRLAELLVAEGLRASFYISMGPDNSGRALARAFRNRGFLRKMWRTRAPAMYGWRTILSGTLLPARPIALAFPELLRQLALSGFEVGVHGYDHVRWQDNIDRLGESGLRQELFDAWEAFRAIMGQPPRAFAAPGWRTNEVALRLLDELKLLYRSDTRGRSPYRVALGETVLTTPEIPTTLPTLDEVMGRAGLRSPAALTRFYQDRLIPDGLNVHTVHAETEGMGQLESFTHLVRELKANGAQFVRLDEIAQRLVAAELPVCAVVRREISGRAGWIAAQNEPLNTSA